Within Styela clava chromosome 8, kaStyClav1.hap1.2, whole genome shotgun sequence, the genomic segment AGACTGGTGGAAAATAAAATGGTAAAAAATGTTTTGGAGCATCATGTACAGTGTACACTGTTCACCATATGCTTCCCCAGTCGCGTCTAAAATCTTCTCTTGAGACTTGTTTTCTCTGGCTATCCACATGAACATATATATCAGATAGATCTTTGTAAGAACTGATACCGTTATTTAGAGTAGACCGCAAAACCCACGAATCCTTTAACAATTGTGAATCGCAATGATGGGATCTGGAATGCATACATAACAGTACAGGAGAACTTATACACCTCTTACTCTGCCTTTAACTGTGTTTCAATTACTTAATGTACAGATTTGATTTTCTTcgttaaaattttattgtattcgtcaaaataaacaagcaaaATTGAGGCAAAAGaaaataacattgaaaaatGGTTTAGAATAGCGTTCGATGGGACAGTAATACTAGTAGGGGTGATTTTCTGCAAAGtcccaattttttgtttaaatcaaaagttttgcaatttgcaaatcTTGAATTGGAAATaatcgaaaaaagttaaagttttGTAATTTGTTGACGTTTGGATAtctagtttattttatcatgcTTCCCTTTAAATAAGTTCATTTACACGatttatacaaaaatcaaaactATCAAATTGGAGATTCAAAACTGCAATTTTCAAAAGCGCAGCACAATTTCAGACCTATTGAAGCAAGCAAATAAATTGGCcttgatttaaattttagatGATTTTCAGTAATGTCAAATACATCGTCGAAATGATATTAATAGATGCAAAGCTGTGAAATTTGACAATATAATATTGAGACTTGTAAACATATCAAATACGAATTTAATGCATTAGATTTCATGTCTTTCAAATCGAATAGCATttcaaaaagataaaaaaaattatctttgaaGTTTCCCACAATCAAAACGAAATTAAGTTGAAAGCATTCGACATTTTGCAAGTAACGAACCGCCTATGATTGCTCTGTTGTTCAAATCTTGGGCGATTTCAAAGGTTATCATAACATTATATAGCCAAGCTGCGACTGACACGGGTAGTATACGTTTtaccacaaaatattttgtgcGGCTGTCTATCACACATAATGGCAACATGTTCTGCCCTTGAGGCTTGATTTTACACACAATACAGACGTGTCCATAGAATAGATGGAATCTGATAAAGGCTTTGTTTGTATAAAACTATTTCTCCAACgattaaattcaatttcaacTGTTTTAAAATGGTTTTTGTCTCGTACACTGTACCCGAATGATTGCTCAAATTGCATACTTGTGGTGAATGTGGGGTTTTCAGTCGATGCCATTTTTGTTTAGGAATTTGAATAAAtcagatgaatattttttgaataatgtgTGAAATTTATCAAACTGGCGCAACAACCAACAAATGTAGCAGGactttcaacattttgtttctTAATTGATTAGCTAGAGATCAGTTAAAAGCAAAATGCCTCAAAACGAAAAAAGTAAAATGTACATAGAAGTAAAGAGATATAATCTATAATAAGAGAAGACAGTATCACAGATAATAAATCACAGTGTTTAGCGAGCAAGTCATTTAAAATTAAACGAGTTACAACCCATAAACTAGACTGCAATGCTGGTTTGTAACTCGTTCATTTTAACTTTCCATACATCTTATTAGTAAGGACGTTGAAATTGTCCTTATTACAAACGGAACACGTTTTTCTTGATCGTGTTCCTTTCTGTTATCAAGTTCATTCAACATTTGTTGCATCGGTGTGCAACACTACTCCGATCTCTTTCGATTCCCTCATGGAGCGTAAAGCTATCAGTTCATTCATACTGAAACATTTTACATTGCTAATGTTCTACCTCCCCGCGGAATTTTTCTTTATTGACGTCGGCTTTTCAAATGTTGCTTCAACGGCTGGAGAAACTCCATTTTCCGCTAATACTCGGTTAATTTCCGCTAAATCTAATTCTTCCTCGCTTAGATTGCTTACAGATTCTAAAGGTATATCTCGCTCGTCGATGGCATCATCACACGGAGCATCGTTTTGTCGAGGTTCCTCGGTTACTGGTTCATCTGTGGGAACAGTGGAGAACTCAGTTTGATGACCAATCATGTTTTCTTTTACAATTCGATTGTCGATTTCATTTTCAGGTTCAATTTCCTCGTCGCGTTCGTGAACGTTTTCGGATTCTACAGGATGTTCATTTTCAGGTTCCAATTCTTCTTCGCTTTCGTGAACATTTTCCGATTCAACGGGATGTTCATATTCTTGTTGTTCTTCGATTTCTCTTCCATATTCTTCAACGGGCTCTTCAATCTGCTTTATTACCGGATATGATTCTTCTTCAAGAGGTGTAAATTCAGCATTGGAATCTTCAATTTCGATTTCTTCATTTTCGAACTCTTGATTAGATTCTTCTTGTGCTGTAAACCCTTCTTCATTATTCTGTATTTCTTCTTCTTCAGTAACTGAGTGTTCCTCTTCGATTTCTGGTTCAGTATATCCCAAAGGTTCTAGTTGAAAGTACGGTTCCCTTTCTAAGATTTCGAGTTCTTCATGTGGTTCAgtattttcctcattttctgTTTCTTCAAATTCTTCTTCTTCCTCTCTCTCTTCGTCCCCTCCTTCGGAAAGAACTTGTCTTAGCATAGGGTTTACAGAATTGATTGGCTCAGCTCCGATAAATCCAACTTCTTCTTGGGGAGGTCGGACGAAAAATGGGTTTTCTGGATTGTGGTCCAGTGCAGGTCGTCCCGCTGCATATAGAGCTCTGTCTTGCACGAGGTATGCAAGAGCATTGTATTTTTCCAATACGGCGTTGGGGTTTCTTCTCATGAAATCTTTCCCtgcaaaaattagaaataaaaacaatttagaAACAATATTTATATGATTTCTTATAAATATCATAAAACTTGTTTAGATATAGAAGAAATTCAAACTGGATTATATGACGTAATATTTTTACCAGATGACGTCATGACTAAAAGTGACGTCCGAATAGAATGGGAGATCATGTTTCATGCGTTTTAAAATTCATCTCTATCATGATTGTCATGATTGTTTAAACAGAACTTTATgacttatatttttcaaaaatgacgTCATCGCTGGAGTGACGTCAGCATAAAATAGGAAATTATATTCTTTTTGCGTTTCCACCTTCACCTCTATCCTGATGTTACTATTGTCTGATTCCTATTGATTATGAATTACTTCCGCAATTATTTCTGGGTATTTGAGatatcaataatttgatttgtgCTTCTGTGCTGCATAAGGAACTAGAACCATCTTAATGAATTATTGTGTTATGACTTCAAAAAATGGCAGGTAATTACAATTTCGCGTGATCCCTTATACTATATTTAGTTTTATGAACTTGGTTTAATGTACGAAGCAAAATGGCGTACTGCACTGTCATCAACGATGAACTATGACAATTAGTCGACCATCAGGAAAAACTATCCAAATTTGATTAAATGCAAGTTTGCCCAAACCAATGTAAAAAAAACCTCAACAAATGTGACAACATCAGTGGGAGTCACGACTAACCACTTTTGCGATAACATCTAATTGTGGAATTGTTCCAAAGACATGAATCTAAATTATaccattcaattttatttttatctaattATTACACGcctgtttatttttaaattcggCTTTTCGTATTTTACTATTCTATCCTACAAGTAACATGATGTTCATTGGCAGACATTGTGAGTTTCTAaacaaaaatcttttttaatCATGTTAAATATAGAACTTTGAAGTATAcagttcaattttatttttatatagtactttgtatgtttgtttatttttaaatttgtcgaTTCGCCTACAACTAATAATgtcgttttctatttttaaaaataagtcGATTTTCAGTTTCATTAGCAGCCCATCGTGACAGTCGATACTAGTCGAACGAGATCtgattttttttcgaataattgGTTTCTAACTTAAATTGCTATTCGTTTACAGTCTTTGAAGTTTAGAGTAACAGGTGCATCTTGATAACATAAGTATAGAGTGCGTTTAGAGTTAACGTTTCGATTGGCGAAATGTAGTTGTTATTATTACTACTGGTAACTACAAACGCGGTTTTGTATTATAGATACTCCGTTTTAAACATATCAATGGTACCATTGGTGGCATACTATATTATTTTACGTCTCACCAGAAGTGCCCGTTTTAATGTTACAAGAAATAACGTTAAAAATACGaagcaaaatttataaaacttacATCTGCCAAAATCTCCCGATGTTAGGTCGTCAAGTTTCTCGGAGTGGAGTACTTTAGATTGGGGTTTCTCTTCATGACATTGCTCCAAATCGACGCAACGACCATCAAGGACAAAAAGTCCCTTTGGACAAACGCAAGCAGGTTTGCAGACACATTCCTCGTAAAATTGTTCAATTGATGCTCTCTCGGTGCAAGGTACGGAACATCCGCATTTAGTAAAAGTCATTTCAGCCCTGTGATAAAGATAATATACTTTAATAATAGAAGTCgcagcaaattttttttttcagtcagtaaaacaacgaaaaacaaaattagtaaaaCGAAAATGATGCCTGGTTTAAATATGATTGAACTTGTAAGCTGATTTGAACAATTTTGTGCCAGGCTTTTAATATCATTTATTCCGTTCAAGAGTTGAACAAGCCTACTTATATAAATCGACATCAAATTAAATTCATTGTTTACAAATGGACTAAATAATACAAACAATTATTgtcattttcaattcatttagaACATATAAATGGAAAGAAAAATCAACTTACGAGCAAGACAATTCCTCGACGGGTGCATCCAACCCATTTTCCTCATCCTGAGAAGCATTCCATTCTTTGAATTGTTGCCCTGAAAGAATAAAAAaggcaattttattaaaaagccATCTAGATATATTTGTATTGTTTCACAGTGAAGATttcattaaataatatttcagcaaACTGGCGCAATCAAAAATCGCCATCCGGGTTGTTTTGTAACCGTAAACATATCGTGCAACGGTGTATGTGACTCATGTGACACGCGGATAGCATAGCAGGATATTTGCGGCTTCACCGATGTCTATCTTCAAAAATTACGTTTTCGAAAGTGTCATTTAGCTTATCCACGTCAGcgtttatttttataatgtcGCATTTATGTACCCTATTACATCCAATCAGTTTAGTTACCATTTTTAAAAATCTACAACGAGTCATATCTCGTATGTTTATACGAATCGcataaataaattattgctTGGAgttacattttttaaaatgtcaCTTTACGTAAACTAGCTTATAGAACCAGTTATAACCAGTTAATACATCGAGCTAGGATCTTAAGAAATGCCACGCGAAAATAAACAATTCAATCCTACACGCCCAAAAGATACAAAACCACAATGACTTAGCTGCGAATATATTAACAATCGTTATTAATATTGAGAGTCGTGCTAAAGAAACGTGACTGTAATATAATATTGAGttcaaaacacaatatgaataatcaagaattttaaaatttaaaaatttttgtcgatgtatttattttaaatataaacaagATGTTGTatatcacaaaattttgaatgttttccaaattcaaaacaatttcctaaaagttttgtaatatacatattatttattgttcatcttataaattttttaaagaaaatgtaaattttcgcaatttcaattccaaaaatgtttcaaaatgtaACAATTTCTCTGAAAAGTTTTTTGAGaattttattttccaaatataaaaaatgttatttgaaaTGGTTTCGCGGCCAATGAATCGCGTGCGAAGACAAAGTAGACTTTAAAACCAACTTTGTTTCATTCGGCAATAGCCAAAGGCTATGTATACCGACAACACATTGCTGCAGGTCTACATTCCAATTTTATTACTATTGTATTAAGCcgaaatgaatttgaaatgacATTTATGAGGTCGCGTTACGCTCAAGTTCACTTTTAATTCCTCTTatcattttatatgaaaatgttttttgatAGATTTTCCGGATAAATGTTATTAATGAAGCATATTACATCATCCTTTGAATGTCAATAGATAATATTTAATGGAATTCGCTTTTTATGAGCTGTTTTTGAAGTTTCATTTCCAAAAACCTTCTTTCACTGAAAGATCAAAAACTCTTTAAGATTCCGTAGTAGCTCCAGACTTCTCGAAatcgaaaatttatttcagccaACGACTCGCAACCATGCTCTAAGCAAACTTACACATTTGCTGTATGTAGACTTATCGTTGAGTATTTACTCGACTTATCTAATGCAAAGTGTACAAAGAACTAACACATAAGATACTTACAAACTTCGTCATAAGCTTTGCAGATATCTTCAGTTAAAGGTGGAGTACTGCTGGCTTTTGTTTCCGTTTCCGGGATCACGCTCCCAGTGTCAGTGTCAACGCAAAAGAATACAGATCGATCATTTCGTTGCATTGcctaaaaaattttttgataagTTTGTGATTCGCAAGGATTTCATATCCATTTTGCTGTTAGAAAGTGAAATATACGCAATGGCTTTTTAGTCAAATCGTTGAACTTAGCTATGTTGGCGACGATTCAAATCTAATGACCACAACCCCACAGATGGAGTAATAAATTAGTTGGAAAATGCCTAACAGGGACAATTCCGCTTCTTGAAAAATGTCGTTGCTTTTCTATCCAATAATGGTCGTTTGGTTATGGAAGTTTAACTTTATAATTCATCTTAATATGTAGTCGAGATTTTTAATCGAAtgttaaaattgataataacTTGCTGCATCg encodes:
- the LOC120346355 gene encoding uncharacterized protein LOC120346355, with product MEKIGILITAIVFAMATMVHCRPSSSVDYQKDEIKGYRQEAVLLREIRPCLSRLYEVKADIIEYEEINSYPHYVPECDKEGKMWRPSQCDHRDGGACFCVHEKNGLIVQGTKRERMLNKEALKCGMRMTKNDHSGNQCFHMQDEFSRMQVDFGLKGHTPLFYYPECTTNGKFKAMQRNDRSVFFCVDTDTGSVIPETETKASSTPPLTEDICKAYDEVWQQFKEWNASQDEENGLDAPVEELSCSAEMTFTKCGCSVPCTERASIEQFYEECVCKPACVCPKGLFVLDGRCVDLEQCHEEKPQSKVLHSEKLDDLTSGDFGRWKDFMRRNPNAVLEKYNALAYLVQDRALYAAGRPALDHNPENPFFVRPPQEEVGFIGAEPINSVNPMLRQVLSEGGDEEREEEEEFEETENEENTEPHEELEILEREPYFQLEPLGYTEPEIEEEHSVTEEEEIQNNEEGFTAQEESNQEFENEEIEIEDSNAEFTPLEEESYPVIKQIEEPVEEYGREIEEQQEYEHPVESENVHESEEELEPENEHPVESENVHERDEEIEPENEIDNRIVKENMIGHQTEFSTVPTDEPVTEEPRQNDAPCDDAIDERDIPLESVSNLSEEELDLAEINRVLAENGVSPAVEATFEKPTSIKKNSAGR